TATAATGACCGACAGAAGACAAATGAAAACACGAATAACAGTCACCAAAGAACAAAAATTAGAATTTGCTAAATTGATGATCGATGATGGTGAATTAGTCTTGCAGATAATGGAAATATCAGGTGCATGTGAATCGGCTGTTTCACGTTGGAAACGACAATATGCTAATGAAATTGACGGTCATACACCTAATAAAGCTGCTCTAACGCCAGAGCACCAGCGGATTCAAGAGCTTGAAAACAGCTAAAACGTGCCCAACGGGACAATGATATATTAAAAAAGGCTGCAGCCTTCTTCATCCTGGAAAACAGCAACCTCAGTTGCGGAGTTTGTCAAACTAGTTGTCGCGATCGCTACGTTATGCACTCTCAACTTTGACGATCTCTCGTTCAGGGTTTAAGTGCACTTCTTGCGGTAAATCCCAATCGCGAATGTTACCACTCCAACGCTCAGGATTTCGTTCCTTAGCACGCTGATAAACTTCTTTTCTATTTGCTAATACTTTCTCCGCCAACCCCGAATGTCTTTGATGAGGAGTGACGTACTTGATGCCGCTATGTTTGTGGTTGAAATTATACCAGTGGCTAAATTTCAATACCCAATCACGTGCTTCATCTATTGTTGAAAATCCTTTATAAGGATAATCTGGTCTATATTTACACGTTTTAAAAATCGACTCGGCATAGGCATTATCATTGCTCACGCGAGGACGACTAAATGACGATGCTACGCCTAAACTATAAAGTGTTTCAAGCATTGAGGATCCTTTCATCGGGCTTCCATTATCCGAGTGAAGCACAAGCGGATTATCTCTAACACTTTCTTTTAAATGGGTCTT
The window above is part of the Gammaproteobacteria bacterium genome. Proteins encoded here:
- a CDS encoding transposase, which codes for MTDRRQMKTRITVTKEQKLEFAKLMIDDGELVLQIMEISGACESAVSRWKRQYANEIDGHTPNKAALTPEHQRIQELENS